The window TAAAAAGCAAATCATGTTCTCTGGCAAAATTAATTAATCTGTTTTTCACACCTTTTTCTTATGCCTCGATCGGAAAATTGAAAAGAAAAGAAATGGCTTCTGTATTCTTGAAGTTTATTGCCTATAAATTGAGAATTATTTCTCTCCATAAGCTGGCGGCAGGAAAAGAATAACCGTATGAGGATACTTTTCTTTGCAACCGGACAGGAACTGCTTGGCATCGAATACCTTTCGGCAGCACTTAAAAGGGACGGACATGAAGTTGAGCTTGCCTTTGATCCGGGTCTCGGTGATTTTCTTGGATTCATAGATATTCCACTGTTGAAGAATCTGACAAATGAGAACTGGTACCTTGAAAAAGTCAGGTCCTTCAAACCTGATCTTGTAGCATTCAGCTGTCTTACAAATCTCTATTCCTTTGCCCGTGATAAAGCTAGGCTCATAAAAAAACATTTTAATATTCCAGCTGTAATCGGCGGTATCCACCCTACTATTCTCCCCGAGTATGTTCTTGAGAATCCTGATTTTGACATGCTCTGCATTGGAGAAGGGGATGAGGCCATGCCGGAACTTGTCCGGAAGATGGAGAAAGGAGAAGATTATTTCGACACCCGCAATTTTTGGTTCAGGCGCAACGGGGAGGTTGTAAAAAATCCGGTGCGGCCTCTTATACAAGACCTTGATTCACTTCCTTTCGCAGACAGAAGTCTTTTTTATAAGTATGGATGTTTCACCGGGACGCTCTATTTTATTTCCGGCAGGGGATGCCCATTTACATGTAGTTACTGCTGTCATCATTTTCTTCAGAAGAAGTACAGCGGGCTTGGAAAGTACGTGCGTAAAAGGAGTGTTGATAACGTCATCAAAGAAATAAAGGAATGCCTTGGCAGGTACAAAGTAAAATCTCTTTATTCCATGGATGATCTTTTTACCATCAATACGGCCTGGATAGAGGAATTCACCGATAAGTACAGAAAAATTTCGAACTTGCCAATTTACTGCCATGTAAGACCGGGAACACTTAACAGGGAGATTGCTTCAGCACTTGCAAAAGCAAACTGCACGTCTGTTTTCTTAGGTATAGATTCAGGAAGCCCCTTTATCAGGACAAACATAATGAACAGAAATATAAAGGATGAAGACATATATTCGAATGCCGCACTTCTGCAGGAATTCGGAATAAAGATAACGACATCTCTTATATTCTGCATGCCTGACGAAACTGACAGCCAGATGATAGAGTCCATTGAAATGGTAAGAAAGCTCAAGACTGATTATCTTTATACTTATATATATTATCCTTTCCCAAATACGGAATCATACAATTACTGTGTTGAAAAAGGCCTTGTAGATGCTGATACAATGGAAAAAGTAAAAAGAGGAGAAGGCTCGTTCCACAAGAAGCCGCTCATAAAATCTGAATATGCTGAACTTGCACAGGTATTGAAAAACATGGCACCCCTTTATGTGAAGTTCCCTTTTCTTAAACCTCTCATATGGTTTATTATGAAGAGACGCTGGATCAGGGCGAGTGAAATAGTTTTCTTTCTCACTGCTCCTATTACGTATGCGCACTTTGGGCGGGCAAAAATAAAGGAATTTTTTTCTCTTATGAGAATGGCTTTTCTGGCAAGATTAAGGACGAGGGGATGATGGTTGTGGAAAAGAAGCTTTCATTTGCAAACAACCAGAAATTCAAATTCTTTTTCCCTTATCTCAGGAAAGAGGACAGAATAATTGACCTCGGGTGCGGGAATATGTGGCTTACAAACTATCTCCGCAGTATGGGTTACAATTGTGTGGGTTTTGATTCAGCACCTCCGGCAGATATTGTAGGGGACATAAAAACATACAGATTTAGCTCGTCAAGCTTTGACACTGTCATAGCTCTCGAGATTGTTGAACATGTGGACTGCATAGCAGAGATAAAAAGGATGTTAAAGCCAGGCGGCCTGCTTATTGTTTCAACGCCTGTGCCGCACTTTGATTTTCTTTTGAGGATAGGAGAGATTTTTTCAATTTTTCAGAAGAGAACATCACCGCATTCTAACCTTTTTTACATCGAGAAAATCCCCATGAAGCTTGTAGATAAAAAAAATCTGTGCGGGCTTGTGCAGTGCGGTGTTTTTATCAATGAAACATCCCGCGGTGGAAATAGATGACAGTTGCCATAATAGGAGGCGGCCTTACCGGCCTTACGGCAGCCTATAGACTTTCTTTGAGCGGCGAGAAAATCATTCTTTTTGAGAAGGACACTGAACTTGGCGGACTAGCCGGAGTAGTAAAAATAAATGACTTTTACCTTGAGAAATATTATCATCACATATTCACCTCAGACACAGATGCCGTTGCTCTTATAAATGATATCGGGCTTTCAGAAAATCTTCAGTGGCTTGAAAGCAGGATGGGACTTTATTTCAGAAAAAAGATTTATTCCTTTGGCACTCCTGTTGACCTTCTTAAGTTCAAACCGCTTTCTCTTATTGATAAACTGCGGTTCGGGCTAACTACGCTTTTCCTAAAATCCTATTCAAACTGGCAAAAGCTTGAAAACATCACAGCAGTCGAGTGGATGAATAAATATGCCGGCAGGAATGTCTGTAAGGTTATATGGGAACCGCTTCTTGTCGCGAAGTTCGGTAAAAACTATGACAAGATATCAATGACATGGTTATGGGGGAAAATAAAGCTTCGCGGAAATTCACGGTCTGACAAGGATAACAGGGAGAGACTGGGCTATCTCATGGGAAGTTTCGGCCTACTCATTAATAAGCTTGGTGAGGAAATAGAAAATAATGGAGGAAAAATATTTAAAGGTGCTCCGGTTCAAAAATTGGATCAGGGAGAGAACGGCAAATGGATTATTTCATCGAAAGGTGGGACATACGAGGCTGATAAGGTTCTTTTAACAGTGGCGCCTGCAGAGATTCTGAATTTATATTCCGGGTTTCCGGAGGACTACAGAAGAAAGATCGGGAATATCGATTATGCAAGTACGGTCTGCATGATACTTATCCTTAACCGTTCTTTTACTTATAATTATTGGGAAAACATAAGTGATAACAAGATTCCCTTTGGAGGGGTGATTGAACATACTAACTTTATACATCCAAGCCATTATAATAATCTTAACATCCTTTACATATCAAATTATCTGTACAAGGACGAGTCTCTTTATAATATTCCTGACAAAGAGCTCCTAGAAGAGTATATTAATCATCTGAAGGAAATGAACCCTGAGTTTTCTCAGGACTGGATTATAGATTACCATGTATTCAGGGATGAATTCGCACAGCCAATAATGAAGCTTAATTACTCGAAAATGATCCCGGACATTAAGACTCCTGCAAAAAATCTTTTTATTGCGAATATGGCACAAATATATCCTGAAGACCGCGGGATGAATTATGCTGTCAGGCTCGCCGGCGAGGCAGTAAAAATAATTTTAAAAGGATAGCTAAGTGGCTGCTGAAAAGCCTCGTTTTAAAGAGTATTTAATCATAGCAGGACTTGCCCTTAACTCTCTCCTCTTAAACGGTTACAGATATGACTATAACCTGCTCGTTTCCTGGCTGAACAGCAATAACAATCGCGAGCTTTTTACCAGAGATCTCTTTGTCAATACGATAGACAAGTTTGAGATAAGTTTTTTTTATAATATCGTTGAAAAACTTTCAGCGTTTGTTGATCTGCCAATCCTCTTTTTTCTGATTCACATTTTCACTCTTTACCTTGCCTGTATTTTTCTCTTCAGGTTGTCATCTTTTATTGCAGACAGCAACATTGCCGGCTATTTGTCTGTTCTGCTGTTTTCCATGGGGATACGTGAATGGGTGGTCGGTGCTCCGCAGATCTATTATTTCTTTGTCCATCATAGTGCTTTTTCTCTTCCATTTTTCTTCCTGGCTCTAGAGCTTTTCCTGAGGGGCAATGTAGTCGCCTCTTTATTTCTCCTCGGAATATTGAGCAACTTTCAGATGATGTATGCTTCCTTTGTCGGAACGGCAATTGTCTTTGCTCTTCCATTGAAGATGAAGCATGAAGATTTAACTTTTAAAAGGCTTTTTTACGGAGCAGCAGCATTCATTATTCCTGCAATGCCTGTAATATTGAAAGTTCTTACTGGCGCAAATGGATTTACTGTAGGAGATGAATGGTACAAAGTTGTGAAATGGGTTCTTTGGATACATATCTATCCTTCGATGTGGGGATTTGAGATGTACAGGAACTTTATTGTTTATATTATATGTTTTACCGTTGCATTCCGCTCATACCCTGCAGGCTTGATAAAGAGTACGATAAAATCAATGCTGGCAGGGGTGGCTTTTCTATGTTTTTTAGGGACTTTCTTCGTTGAGATAGTACCTGTTCCGCTCTTTATCCAGCTTCATCTCTGGCGCAGTACATGGATCTTTTTCATTCTTTCTATACCGGTTTTTTCTAATTTTATCTTAAGGACATTTGCTGAGAGTCTGCTTTCAAAATTTGCGGCAGTCTCAACTGCACTTGTCTTTGCAGGATATGTTACAACCAGATATAATGACCCGCGCTGCTTTTTCTATACCCCCTATTGGATGCTTCCATTCTTTCTTCTCCTCTCACTTGTAAGCGGAAGTTTCAATGTTCCTGAAGGTTTCAGAAAAACAGGGAGGATATTGATTGGTATTTTAGCAGTTGTTATTATGGCTGAAAGTACAATTCCTTATATCAGAGGTTCTTTTTTTGATATAGGAATGTCCCGTCTTTTGATGTTTGTTGCCGCCCTATTGTTTTCATCTCTATTATCTCTTCCGGCAGTAAAAAGCTTTAACGGGAATAAAAGATTTGCTTTTACGTCGCTCCTTTGTGTCTGCATAAGCTTGCTTGTTATATCAGTTAGAGGGGGAGCATATTTACCTATTAAAGGTTATTATGATGGACGCATGGGAGAATGGATTGAGCTTCAGCTTTATGCACGTGACCACACTCCTGTTGATTCACTTTTTATTGTTCCTCCATACAGGGCGAGTCCTGACTTCAGATTTTATTCACACAGGGCAAGCCTTGGGGACTGGGTTGACGGAGGTTTTGCGATATTTTTCGGCAATGACTATGCCAAGGAATGGCTTTCAAGGATGAATTCCATCGGCCTTGACGGGAGTACTTTATATGATGAAGGATTGGATCTTGAAAGAAAACAATATGCCGAGCTGAATGAGAAAAAAGTACTTGATGCCGCTAGGCGTTTCGGTGCAGATTATGTAGTGACAGAGAAAGGTTCTGTGCTTCCATTTAAAAAGATTTATGGGAACAGCAGATTCGTGCTTTATAAGATTTTCAATTAGGAGTAGTACAATACGGATATGGTAAAAACATCAAGAGATACAGCTTGCGAGCTTTATACGAAGGAATATTTTCTAAGCCAGAACTGCGACGGCTATGAAGATTTCATTAAAGACAAGGGACTTTCCTATATCAAGTGGAAGCAGGTTTCAATGCTTGAGGTAAAGCCTGGGAATATTGTTCTTGATGTTGGATGCGGGCGGGGAGAACTTCTTTATAACTGTCTGAGTAAAGGTGCAGTTGCAATTGGCATTGATTATTCTTCTTCATCTGTGGAGATATCACGGGAGACTTTGAAAGGAGAGGGGAGGTCTATTGTCTTAAGGGCATCAGCGGACAGCCTTCCCTTCACCGACAGCAGCATTGACAGGATCATCATGGGTGATGTGCTTGAGCATATTTCTCCGGAGGAAGCGCGCCGCTTCATAAGCGAGACATCAAGAGTACTAAAAGAAGGGGGGATTGTCCTGATTCACACAAGTCCCAATATCTATTTCATGAAGTTTGCCTTTCCTCTGATAAAGTTCTTTTTTCGCGTCACTGGAAAAACAGAAATGATAAAGAATTTTTTAAAGCATGTTACAAAGGATAATTACATCTACCACATGAAGGAGTACAACCTCTTCAGCTTAAAAAGATTGGTTGCAGGTTCAACTCTTAACTTTAAAGTCTGGCTCGACAGAGACCTGATGCGTGGAGGAGAAAGCCGTTTTACTTCGAATCTTGCCGAGTCTAAATTTTTCAGATTTATCGAAAAAATCCTGTCCATGTATCCCTTTGTACTGTTCTTCTCCAACGACCTTTGGGCAAAAGGTACAAAGCGTTCTTAAATAAATGAATACAAATATCCCTCTTGCCTCAGTAATAGTTGTAAACTGGAACGGCAGGGAGTTTATATTTGAATGTATTGATTCGCTCCTAGCCCAGTCCTGGCAGTCTCTCGAAATAATTGTTGTTGATAATGGCTCAACTGACGGCTCTGATATTGAGCTTGTAAACAGATACGCCAGCCGGATACGTTTGATAAAAAAAGATTTTAACACTGGCTTTGCTGCCGGAAACAATACAGGCATAAGAGAGGCAAAAGGCGAGTTCATATTTCTCTTAAACAGTGATGCTGTTGCAGAGAAAAACTGGATAAAAAATATTGTTGAGGCGGGAGAAAGAAATCCTCACTCAGGGATGTTCGCAAGTAAAATACTTCAATATGACAACAGGGAGATAATCGATAATACCGGACATCTCATTTACAGGGACGGGCTTAACCGCGGACGCGGACGGCTTGAAAAAGATTTCGGACAATTTGACATAGAAAGCGAGATTTTTTTTCCAAGCGGTTGTGCCGCCTGCTACAGGAAAAAAATGCTGGATGATACCGGCCTGTTCGATGAGGATTTCTTTGCATACGGAGATGACACTGATATAGGTTTAAAATGCAGGGTGGCCGGATGGGGATGCACCTATGTTCCAACTGCCATTGCTTATCACCGCTATTCCGGTTCCAGCTCTGCTTATTCCAAACTCAAGG is drawn from Candidatus Schekmanbacteria bacterium and contains these coding sequences:
- a CDS encoding B12-binding domain-containing radical SAM protein, whose protein sequence is MRILFFATGQELLGIEYLSAALKRDGHEVELAFDPGLGDFLGFIDIPLLKNLTNENWYLEKVRSFKPDLVAFSCLTNLYSFARDKARLIKKHFNIPAVIGGIHPTILPEYVLENPDFDMLCIGEGDEAMPELVRKMEKGEDYFDTRNFWFRRNGEVVKNPVRPLIQDLDSLPFADRSLFYKYGCFTGTLYFISGRGCPFTCSYCCHHFLQKKYSGLGKYVRKRSVDNVIKEIKECLGRYKVKSLYSMDDLFTINTAWIEEFTDKYRKISNLPIYCHVRPGTLNREIASALAKANCTSVFLGIDSGSPFIRTNIMNRNIKDEDIYSNAALLQEFGIKITTSLIFCMPDETDSQMIESIEMVRKLKTDYLYTYIYYPFPNTESYNYCVEKGLVDADTMEKVKRGEGSFHKKPLIKSEYAELAQVLKNMAPLYVKFPFLKPLIWFIMKRRWIRASEIVFFLTAPITYAHFGRAKIKEFFSLMRMAFLARLRTRG
- a CDS encoding class I SAM-dependent methyltransferase, coding for MEKKLSFANNQKFKFFFPYLRKEDRIIDLGCGNMWLTNYLRSMGYNCVGFDSAPPADIVGDIKTYRFSSSSFDTVIALEIVEHVDCIAEIKRMLKPGGLLIVSTPVPHFDFLLRIGEIFSIFQKRTSPHSNLFYIEKIPMKLVDKKNLCGLVQCGVFINETSRGGNR
- a CDS encoding NAD(P)/FAD-dependent oxidoreductase is translated as MTVAIIGGGLTGLTAAYRLSLSGEKIILFEKDTELGGLAGVVKINDFYLEKYYHHIFTSDTDAVALINDIGLSENLQWLESRMGLYFRKKIYSFGTPVDLLKFKPLSLIDKLRFGLTTLFLKSYSNWQKLENITAVEWMNKYAGRNVCKVIWEPLLVAKFGKNYDKISMTWLWGKIKLRGNSRSDKDNRERLGYLMGSFGLLINKLGEEIENNGGKIFKGAPVQKLDQGENGKWIISSKGGTYEADKVLLTVAPAEILNLYSGFPEDYRRKIGNIDYASTVCMILILNRSFTYNYWENISDNKIPFGGVIEHTNFIHPSHYNNLNILYISNYLYKDESLYNIPDKELLEEYINHLKEMNPEFSQDWIIDYHVFRDEFAQPIMKLNYSKMIPDIKTPAKNLFIANMAQIYPEDRGMNYAVRLAGEAVKIILKG
- a CDS encoding class I SAM-dependent methyltransferase; translated protein: MVKTSRDTACELYTKEYFLSQNCDGYEDFIKDKGLSYIKWKQVSMLEVKPGNIVLDVGCGRGELLYNCLSKGAVAIGIDYSSSSVEISRETLKGEGRSIVLRASADSLPFTDSSIDRIIMGDVLEHISPEEARRFISETSRVLKEGGIVLIHTSPNIYFMKFAFPLIKFFFRVTGKTEMIKNFLKHVTKDNYIYHMKEYNLFSLKRLVAGSTLNFKVWLDRDLMRGGESRFTSNLAESKFFRFIEKILSMYPFVLFFSNDLWAKGTKRS
- a CDS encoding glycosyltransferase family 2 protein, with product MNTNIPLASVIVVNWNGREFIFECIDSLLAQSWQSLEIIVVDNGSTDGSDIELVNRYASRIRLIKKDFNTGFAAGNNTGIREAKGEFIFLLNSDAVAEKNWIKNIVEAGERNPHSGMFASKILQYDNREIIDNTGHLIYRDGLNRGRGRLEKDFGQFDIESEIFFPSGCAACYRKKMLDDTGLFDEDFFAYGDDTDIGLKCRVAGWGCTYVPTAIAYHRYSGSSSAYSKLKAFHVERNRAWISVKYFPPLALAISPFYTLLRFSLQAYGALSGKGAAGKFRAEYSAFDLIIILLKAYASAINGLPKMLEKRKKIKNISKVSSKEFNRWLKEFTISAREIALKD